The Desulfohalovibrio reitneri genome contains a region encoding:
- a CDS encoding DUF4815 domain-containing protein, with the protein MSISRETFDPSKNYKRIRYHQDRDLLDSELNEQQDIINLERRKIADILFKEGSIIMGLEVSAAANVLTLAPGVVYIDGHLEQVSGATLTYDPATTSGADYVYVELLKYNYGYTQDPALINPATGEPTAEREKWALSLKATDTSGQTLPNNVTERRVIPIYKFDRESGDVTPTVQEKSNLYLRDLLGTLPGSRITVSSITEDQLSFAAAEGLNSLIQNLAERTFDQAGSYLVRGFDTFIGGVDDDSVEAITNAGRAYIQGFRHQRDLPTSTLVPKSIATKSVRGEQKTFDINKRRYPVNSTPLKETTQVEAIVEITRNVTRGSVGGGEDLLDPNPVVDILEVSQGATIFQEGVDWQQSGNHVDWLGSGNEPAIGTTYTVRWTYTKQMIKGTDYVDSGWFGQANHPAAGNYFYLVTAYNATGETAFNTAAVIARATAAGEMNKLSWLPVSGATGYRVYRATTNGARTDYKRLMELGSEALSYVDDGVEEIGTASPPATNTAGLTMSPVQLELGNLNVINFGRGSLGDQPVSGSNCSLDYDYYLGRRDIVYATTTEIKRLEGAPADFPKLPIVPENALGLCSIDCPPNSTDMEIRNFGLTRITMDQIHDIIQDVEDLKYNDAQYQMNNELQNRDAQTKKGIYSDDFSNTAQSDIYHAEWDARVNEIARFVAPDRIPHSTVLSVDQVGSNASFFGSLALLPGNETVLVEQNDWSEERNINPYAVFDKPPAMLQITPNLGRRGQTGIAVTGINFTPSKSGIVLRCDGQVMASNLISDEAGRVSASFTIPTNARNGNRIVEMADGVYSARASLQINDPLVITRIERIIENRIIRVPVVQVVWRTQTIFVPRDPLAQTFSFTQNQVISSIGLQFTARDPSIPVTVQIRGVTTGLPNGVVFAEKVLAPNEISLSGETRIRFDDPFYAEANTSYAVVLLTNSTNYKVRTATLGKMGRWGIITRQTYMEGVLLESSNAETWTPLNGSDLAMKIYGYNFQSEGMIRFQPITGVQFSDINLDEYSAIPQGTGLDWEYSTDGGVTWDAMVPAEEERLPNLATRVQIRVRLSSSLANDTPAINFRDVNLVGYLNKTTGAYLTRENELTQGVESTKAYVQMKIPSGTTLQWFASNDGGLTWEAMTIQDTRPIDENWTEYTLVRTFTDNTGNKVRYKAEMTGTPLIYPRIHSLGATLS; encoded by the coding sequence ATGAGCATCTCACGCGAGACATTCGACCCGAGCAAGAACTACAAGCGCATCCGCTATCATCAGGATCGCGACCTGCTGGATTCCGAACTCAACGAGCAGCAGGACATCATCAACCTGGAGCGGCGCAAGATCGCCGACATCCTGTTCAAGGAAGGCTCCATCATCATGGGCCTCGAGGTCAGCGCGGCCGCCAACGTCCTAACCCTAGCCCCGGGCGTGGTCTACATCGACGGCCACCTGGAACAGGTGAGCGGCGCGACCCTGACCTATGACCCGGCCACCACCAGCGGGGCCGATTACGTCTATGTGGAGCTGCTGAAATACAACTACGGCTATACCCAGGACCCGGCCCTGATCAATCCGGCCACGGGCGAGCCCACCGCAGAGCGGGAAAAATGGGCGCTCTCCCTCAAGGCGACGGACACCAGCGGCCAGACGCTGCCCAACAACGTGACCGAGCGCCGGGTGATCCCGATCTACAAGTTCGACCGCGAGAGCGGAGATGTCACGCCCACGGTGCAGGAGAAGTCCAACCTCTACCTGCGGGATCTGCTAGGCACGCTGCCGGGCAGCCGGATCACCGTCTCCTCGATCACGGAGGATCAGCTCTCCTTCGCCGCCGCCGAGGGTCTCAACTCACTGATTCAGAACCTGGCCGAGCGCACCTTCGACCAGGCCGGAAGCTATCTGGTGCGGGGCTTCGATACCTTCATCGGCGGCGTCGACGACGACAGCGTGGAGGCGATCACCAACGCCGGACGCGCCTATATCCAGGGCTTCCGGCATCAACGCGATCTGCCCACTTCGACCCTGGTGCCCAAATCCATCGCCACCAAGTCGGTGCGCGGCGAGCAGAAGACCTTCGACATCAACAAGCGCCGCTATCCGGTCAACTCCACACCACTCAAGGAGACGACCCAGGTGGAGGCCATCGTCGAGATCACCCGCAACGTCACTCGCGGCTCGGTGGGCGGCGGCGAAGACCTGCTCGATCCCAATCCGGTGGTGGACATCCTCGAGGTCAGCCAGGGGGCGACCATCTTCCAGGAGGGCGTGGACTGGCAGCAGTCGGGCAACCATGTCGACTGGCTCGGCTCCGGCAACGAACCGGCCATCGGCACCACCTACACGGTGCGCTGGACCTACACCAAGCAGATGATCAAGGGCACCGACTATGTGGATAGCGGCTGGTTCGGGCAGGCCAACCATCCGGCGGCCGGAAACTACTTCTATCTGGTGACCGCCTACAACGCCACCGGCGAGACGGCCTTCAACACCGCTGCGGTCATTGCCCGAGCCACCGCCGCCGGGGAGATGAACAAGCTCTCCTGGCTACCGGTCAGCGGCGCGACCGGCTATCGCGTCTACCGGGCAACAACCAACGGCGCACGCACCGACTACAAGCGCCTGATGGAGCTGGGCAGCGAGGCGCTCTCCTACGTCGACGACGGCGTCGAGGAGATCGGCACCGCTTCGCCTCCGGCCACCAACACGGCCGGACTCACCATGTCGCCGGTCCAGCTCGAGCTGGGCAACCTCAACGTGATCAACTTCGGGCGCGGCAGCCTCGGCGACCAGCCGGTGAGCGGCTCCAACTGCAGCCTGGACTACGACTATTACCTCGGCCGCCGCGACATCGTTTACGCCACCACCACCGAGATCAAACGGCTGGAAGGGGCTCCGGCGGATTTCCCGAAGCTGCCCATCGTGCCGGAAAACGCCCTGGGGCTGTGCAGCATCGACTGCCCGCCCAACTCCACCGACATGGAGATCCGCAACTTCGGCCTGACCCGCATCACCATGGACCAGATCCACGACATCATCCAGGACGTGGAGGACTTGAAGTACAACGACGCCCAGTACCAGATGAACAACGAGCTGCAGAACCGGGACGCCCAGACCAAGAAAGGCATCTACTCGGACGACTTCTCGAACACCGCCCAGTCGGACATCTACCACGCCGAATGGGACGCCCGGGTCAACGAGATCGCCCGTTTCGTCGCGCCGGACCGCATTCCGCACTCCACGGTACTCTCGGTCGATCAGGTGGGCAGCAACGCCAGCTTCTTCGGCAGTCTGGCGCTGCTGCCGGGCAACGAGACCGTGCTGGTGGAACAGAACGACTGGTCCGAAGAGCGCAACATCAACCCCTATGCCGTGTTCGACAAGCCCCCGGCCATGCTGCAGATCACACCCAACCTCGGGCGGCGCGGCCAGACCGGCATCGCCGTCACCGGCATCAACTTCACCCCGAGCAAGTCCGGCATCGTACTGCGCTGCGACGGCCAGGTGATGGCCAGCAACCTGATCAGCGACGAGGCCGGTCGGGTCAGCGCCTCCTTCACCATTCCGACCAACGCCCGCAACGGCAACCGCATCGTGGAGATGGCCGACGGCGTCTACTCGGCCCGGGCCAGCCTGCAGATCAACGATCCGCTGGTCATCACCCGTATCGAGCGCATCATCGAGAACCGCATCATCCGCGTGCCCGTGGTGCAGGTGGTCTGGCGCACCCAGACCATCTTCGTGCCCCGTGATCCGCTGGCCCAGACCTTCAGCTTTACCCAAAACCAGGTGATCTCCAGCATCGGCCTGCAGTTCACCGCCAGGGACCCGAGCATCCCGGTCACGGTGCAGATTCGCGGCGTCACCACCGGTCTGCCCAACGGCGTGGTGTTCGCCGAGAAGGTGCTGGCCCCGAACGAGATCAGCCTGAGCGGCGAAACCCGCATTCGCTTCGACGACCCGTTCTACGCCGAGGCCAACACCAGCTACGCCGTGGTGCTGCTGACCAACAGCACCAACTACAAGGTACGCACCGCCACCCTGGGCAAGATGGGCCGCTGGGGCATCATCACCCGGCAGACCTACATGGAAGGCGTGCTGCTGGAAAGCTCCAACGCCGAGACCTGGACGCCGCTCAACGGCTCCGACCTGGCGATGAAGATCTACGGCTACAACTTCCAGTCCGAGGGGATGATCCGCTTCCAGCCGATCACCGGCGTGCAGTTCTCCGACATCAACCTCGACGAATACTCGGCCATCCCCCAGGGCACCGGCCTCGACTGGGAATACTCCACCGACGGCGGCGTGACCTGGGACGCCATGGTTCCCGCTGAGGAGGAACGGCTGCCCAACCTCGCCACCCGGGTCCAGATCCGCGTGCGCCTGAGCAGCTCGCTTGCCAACGACACCCCGGCCATCAACTTCCGCGACGTCAACCTGGTGGGCTACCTCAACAAGACCACTGGGGCCTACCTGACCCGCGAGAACGAGCTGACCCAGGGGGTGGAATCGACCAAGGCCTATGTGCAGATGAAAATCCCCAGCGGCACCACCCTGCAATGGTTCGCCAGCAACGACGGCGGTCTGACCTGGGAGGCGATGACCATTCAGGATACCCGGCCCATCGACGAGAACTGGACCGAGTACACCCTGGTGCGCACCTTTACCGACAACACCGGGAACAAGGTCCGTTACAAGGCCGAGATGACCGGAACGCCGCTGATCTACCCGCGCATCCATTCGCTGGGCGCGACCCTGAGCTAA
- a CDS encoding phage tail protein: MSDWFKDNLLGLLPPLHEHNDEAGDLRTFLSLPAGTLDELKQAIDDFPTIFDVDHCDERFLPLLARLVGLEVDGTCSPDCQRRRVREAVEIYRRKGTIPAIERDFDSLGWQGELQETFRSALRLNARSRLSNAKLPGLVFSLGVFRVLCLNQTEGLRDALVFHHPAGTRCFWLQLLLEWIEGGAMLDFGHANAVRRIVLAFLDETFVLGRSSLGSCRHLTNKQRVWELLQLTSTTEMLPEIDRAAVKVSRFHGRQNRMRLNHKALNDWRLPYTRVGEDRVSFCTPIYTGRDFEGDVLESGFGLGESHLNRKPLTHGETALRYCFRQKDFFFDTQAEPVEWAETKYDLRLPLESRHRLCFQLGRARLNEGLDLTANQGGISNLLLASTAGCDADVTLAVDRIDRWRRRGPVFRLNANTLNTRYLSNANLTGERASLEVYVDTGSLQRHRVETMKLGASPLNTTGLRLSVDRTRPLRVSRMRLNQAGFRWSRPSYRWLFRQQDLHAPTQAGFEAATNNYRATQWPT; the protein is encoded by the coding sequence ATGTCGGATTGGTTCAAGGACAATCTGCTCGGCCTGCTGCCGCCGCTTCACGAGCACAACGACGAGGCCGGTGACCTGCGCACCTTTCTGAGCCTTCCCGCCGGAACGCTCGACGAACTCAAGCAGGCCATCGACGACTTCCCGACCATCTTCGATGTGGATCATTGCGACGAGCGCTTTCTCCCGCTGCTGGCGAGGCTCGTTGGTCTCGAAGTGGACGGCACCTGTTCGCCGGACTGCCAGCGTCGCCGCGTGCGGGAGGCGGTCGAGATCTATCGCCGCAAGGGCACCATTCCGGCCATCGAACGCGACTTCGACTCGCTCGGTTGGCAGGGGGAACTGCAGGAGACCTTCCGCTCGGCTCTGCGACTCAATGCCCGATCCCGACTCAGCAACGCAAAGCTGCCCGGGCTAGTGTTCAGCCTCGGCGTGTTTCGTGTGCTGTGTCTCAACCAGACCGAGGGGCTGCGCGACGCCCTGGTGTTTCACCACCCGGCGGGCACCCGCTGTTTCTGGCTCCAGCTCCTGCTCGAATGGATCGAAGGCGGCGCGATGCTCGACTTCGGGCACGCCAACGCCGTGCGCCGGATCGTGCTGGCGTTTCTCGACGAGACCTTCGTCCTCGGACGTTCCTCGCTCGGTTCCTGCCGCCACCTGACCAACAAGCAGAGAGTCTGGGAGCTGCTGCAGCTCACCAGCACCACGGAGATGCTCCCGGAAATCGACCGGGCGGCCGTGAAGGTCTCCCGTTTTCACGGCCGCCAGAATCGGATGCGCCTGAACCACAAGGCCCTCAACGACTGGCGGCTTCCGTACACCCGCGTCGGCGAGGACCGGGTTTCCTTCTGCACGCCCATTTACACCGGCCGCGATTTCGAGGGGGATGTGCTGGAAAGCGGCTTCGGGCTGGGCGAGAGCCATCTCAACCGCAAGCCGCTGACCCATGGCGAGACCGCGCTGCGCTACTGCTTCCGGCAGAAGGATTTCTTCTTCGATACGCAGGCGGAACCGGTCGAATGGGCGGAAACCAAGTACGACCTGCGCTTGCCCCTGGAATCCCGGCACCGCCTCTGTTTCCAGCTCGGCCGCGCCAGGCTCAACGAAGGTCTCGATCTCACCGCCAACCAGGGCGGCATCAGCAATCTGCTGCTCGCCTCCACCGCTGGCTGCGACGCGGACGTCACCCTGGCCGTCGACCGGATCGACCGATGGCGGCGGAGAGGGCCTGTGTTCCGGCTCAACGCGAACACCCTGAACACCCGGTATCTGAGCAATGCGAATCTGACCGGCGAACGGGCTTCGCTTGAAGTCTACGTGGACACGGGCTCTCTCCAGCGCCATCGGGTCGAGACCATGAAGCTGGGAGCAAGCCCGCTCAACACCACCGGCCTGCGCCTCTCCGTGGATCGGACCCGACCCCTGCGCGTCAGCCGCATGCGCCTCAACCAAGCCGGATTCCGCTGGTCGCGGCCTTCCTACCGCTGGCTGTTCCGTCAACAGGATCTGCACGCGCCGACGCAGGCCGGGTTCGAGGCTGCCACCAACAACTATCGCGCCACCCAGTGGCCCACCTGA
- a CDS encoding baseplate J/gp47 family protein yields MGRASIGYINKDYESIRQELLAKIPQLTDRWTDFNHSDLGVVLLDLFCGVGDMLAYYLDAQAAEAFLPTARQRQNVINLCKLIGYRLDSPVASTTTLRFQLSAPLGKDLTIPAGTACRALLHDGEADFETVEDGLIPRGVLSVDIPARQGVRRTETFTSTGLPFQRFRLTGDVIAQGTITVTVGDDAWSEVDHFQDSLADSRHFMADLDALDISTLIFGDGQSGAVPAQGSAITVNYLQTIGDQGNLGPNRITQLLSPVYLDGGQVSLTVTNPVPATGGAAREALEHARRQAPAELRSLWKAVTLEDYQALAEGYPGVAKAKVLDTNACQNIRYYNVHLAIAPNGGGMPSALLKRDLAEFLERRKVITVEINLFDPIYRPVSIDAEVYVWPGEPLENVRSRIEAALSDFFSFDQVSFGQTIHFSDLVALIDGVRGVSHMHLYAPQQDIELRHGEIPALGTVNLDLRRAG; encoded by the coding sequence ATGGGCCGCGCAAGCATCGGATACATCAACAAGGATTACGAATCGATCCGCCAGGAGCTGCTGGCGAAGATCCCGCAGCTCACCGACCGCTGGACCGATTTCAACCACTCCGATCTCGGCGTCGTCCTGCTCGATCTGTTCTGCGGCGTGGGCGACATGCTGGCCTACTACCTGGACGCCCAGGCGGCGGAGGCATTTCTGCCCACGGCACGTCAGCGCCAGAACGTCATCAACCTCTGCAAGCTCATCGGCTACCGGTTGGACTCGCCGGTGGCCTCAACCACCACGCTGCGCTTCCAGCTCTCCGCCCCGCTCGGCAAGGACCTGACCATTCCGGCGGGAACAGCCTGCCGTGCCTTGCTGCATGACGGCGAGGCGGATTTCGAGACGGTCGAGGACGGCCTGATCCCGCGAGGCGTGCTCTCGGTGGACATCCCGGCCCGTCAAGGCGTGCGCCGCACCGAGACCTTCACGTCGACGGGGCTGCCATTCCAGCGCTTCCGCCTGACCGGCGACGTCATCGCCCAGGGCACCATCACCGTTACGGTGGGGGACGACGCCTGGAGCGAGGTCGATCATTTTCAGGACAGTCTGGCCGACAGCCGTCATTTCATGGCCGACCTGGATGCCCTCGACATTTCCACCCTGATTTTCGGCGACGGGCAAAGCGGTGCTGTACCCGCCCAGGGAAGCGCCATCACCGTCAACTATCTGCAAACCATCGGAGACCAGGGCAATCTCGGTCCGAACCGGATCACCCAACTGCTGAGCCCGGTCTACCTCGACGGAGGCCAGGTCTCACTGACCGTCACCAACCCGGTGCCCGCCACCGGCGGCGCGGCGCGGGAAGCCCTCGAACACGCCCGCCGACAGGCACCAGCGGAGCTGCGCAGTCTCTGGAAGGCCGTCACCCTGGAGGATTACCAGGCGCTCGCCGAGGGCTACCCCGGTGTCGCCAAGGCCAAGGTGCTCGACACCAATGCCTGTCAGAACATCCGCTATTACAACGTCCACCTGGCCATCGCCCCCAATGGCGGCGGCATGCCATCGGCGCTGCTCAAGCGGGACCTCGCGGAGTTTCTCGAACGCCGCAAGGTCATCACGGTCGAGATCAACCTGTTCGATCCGATCTACCGGCCCGTTTCCATCGACGCCGAGGTCTACGTCTGGCCCGGTGAACCGCTGGAAAATGTGCGCAGCCGCATCGAAGCCGCGCTCTCCGATTTCTTTTCTTTCGACCAAGTCTCTTTCGGCCAGACCATTCACTTCTCCGACCTTGTGGCCCTGATCGACGGCGTGCGCGGGGTCAGCCATATGCACCTCTACGCGCCGCAGCAGGACATCGAGCTGCGTCACGGTGAAATCCCGGCTCTCGGCACCGTCAACCTCGATCTGCGGAGGGCCGGTTGA
- a CDS encoding GPW/gp25 family protein — MNFDFLGAGLRHPFRFQSVSGGTQISASTSREHEHIRESILQILGTRIGERFMNPEFGSRLKDLVFEQNDEVLKGLLRHYVIDAIKRWEKRVIITDVRFDDLPANTDRNLLPVHIAYRVIQSQVEGNLVYPFYREAPASPAR, encoded by the coding sequence ATGAATTTTGATTTTCTCGGCGCGGGGTTGCGCCATCCTTTTCGATTTCAGTCCGTTTCCGGCGGCACCCAGATTTCCGCCTCGACCTCGCGGGAGCACGAGCATATCCGCGAAAGCATCCTGCAGATCCTCGGCACCCGGATCGGTGAACGGTTCATGAATCCGGAGTTCGGCTCCAGGCTGAAGGATCTGGTGTTCGAACAGAACGACGAGGTGCTCAAGGGCCTGCTGCGCCATTACGTCATAGACGCCATCAAGCGCTGGGAAAAGCGGGTGATCATCACGGATGTTCGCTTCGACGACCTTCCGGCGAATACGGACAGGAACCTCCTGCCGGTGCATATCGCCTATCGCGTGATCCAGAGCCAGGTGGAAGGGAATCTGGTTTATCCCTTCTACCGGGAAGCGCCAGCCAGCCCCGCTCGCTGA
- a CDS encoding PAAR domain-containing protein: MRPQARLGDISSHGGVIVTGASRTFDNGMQVARMGDLHICPIPGHGVTPIVTGSLDTITEGLPNARVGDITGCGAVIVTGSPNTEDN; encoded by the coding sequence ATGAGACCACAAGCGAGACTCGGCGACATCAGCAGTCATGGCGGCGTCATCGTCACCGGGGCGAGCCGGACTTTCGACAACGGCATGCAGGTGGCCCGCATGGGTGATTTGCATATCTGTCCCATCCCGGGGCATGGCGTGACGCCCATCGTGACCGGAAGCCTCGATACCATCACGGAAGGGCTTCCCAATGCCCGCGTCGGCGACATCACCGGCTGCGGAGCGGTGATCGTGACCGGCAGCCCGAACACGGAGGACAACTGA
- a CDS encoding glycosyltransferase produces MQPLVTIVTTYYNRAGFLKETLRSLQLQTMTDWEAILWNDGSTDNSVEIAREMAEMDSRFRIFGGERIGHAQSLVRSCAEAQGRYIGVLDSDDLLEPSALEETAAVLESRPEIGMVYTDHVVIDGNGQRRGLGRRCQIPFSKDRMLLDFMTFHFRLIRMEAFAQVKGFDETYPLAMDYDLCLRLAEVTEIEHLRTPLYRYRFHRASLSCQRRLEQIQCSYDAVVAAMKRRGLDREYECQLEVRSRHIIKKVTDHAG; encoded by the coding sequence ATGCAACCACTCGTGACTATCGTCACCACCTATTACAACCGGGCCGGGTTTCTGAAAGAGACTCTGCGAAGCCTGCAACTGCAGACCATGACCGACTGGGAGGCCATTCTCTGGAACGATGGCTCGACCGACAACTCGGTAGAAATCGCCCGGGAGATGGCGGAAATGGATTCCCGCTTCCGGATCTTCGGTGGCGAACGCATCGGCCACGCCCAGTCGCTGGTCCGATCCTGCGCCGAGGCACAGGGGCGCTACATCGGGGTTCTCGACAGCGACGATTTGCTCGAACCCTCGGCCCTGGAAGAAACGGCCGCCGTTCTGGAGAGCCGCCCCGAGATCGGCATGGTTTATACGGATCATGTGGTGATCGACGGCAACGGCCAGCGACGCGGACTCGGACGCCGTTGTCAGATTCCGTTTTCCAAGGACCGCATGTTGCTCGACTTCATGACCTTCCATTTCCGTCTGATCCGGATGGAGGCCTTCGCTCAGGTCAAAGGGTTCGACGAGACCTATCCGTTGGCGATGGACTACGACCTGTGTCTGCGGCTTGCGGAGGTGACGGAGATAGAACATCTGCGCACACCGTTGTACCGCTACCGGTTCCATCGGGCATCGCTCTCGTGTCAAAGGCGGCTGGAGCAAATCCAATGCTCTTATGATGCGGTCGTCGCCGCCATGAAGCGACGCGGGCTGGACCGTGAATACGAGTGCCAGCTCGAAGTGAGAAGCCGCCATATCATCAAAAAGGTGACTGACCATGCCGGATAA
- a CDS encoding phage baseplate assembly protein V: protein MLETRDRQSEERYRNRWYGKYRAFVRDNNDPERLGRVRLEIPAVLGSGRENWSEWAAPCFPYGGNDDTGMFLVPEEGASVWAEFEGGVVQYPIWTGVWLAKSNPGEQPEESKRTCANAFCHDCEDKVEHQANRHDDLEHKKYHGHPPYYCPRLKVLLKTETGHTILADDRDGDELLRIIDRAGQILTMEGKVKPEMQSGNALRRGTKDAEKGDQLDIASQIVGSRARIQLTDLCRQQVILEAWQDKEKVHILSCDKGRSRWQKILIDTTKGREKVHIWGLNGTQEILVDSTAAAEQIRLTDKAGQVVRMNAAPGQESISATDKSGSLVFMDGVAGNIIIRSTNTVLINT from the coding sequence ATGCTTGAAACCCGCGACCGTCAATCCGAGGAGCGCTACCGCAACCGCTGGTACGGCAAGTATCGGGCCTTCGTGCGCGACAACAACGACCCCGAACGCCTCGGCAGGGTCCGCCTGGAAATCCCCGCCGTGCTCGGCAGCGGGCGGGAGAACTGGTCCGAATGGGCCGCGCCCTGTTTCCCCTACGGCGGCAACGACGACACCGGCATGTTCCTGGTCCCCGAGGAAGGAGCTTCGGTCTGGGCAGAGTTCGAGGGAGGCGTCGTCCAGTATCCGATCTGGACCGGGGTCTGGCTGGCCAAGAGCAATCCCGGTGAGCAGCCCGAGGAATCGAAGCGCACCTGCGCGAATGCCTTCTGTCATGACTGCGAGGACAAGGTCGAGCATCAGGCCAACCGGCACGACGATCTCGAACACAAGAAGTACCACGGCCATCCGCCGTATTACTGCCCGCGTCTGAAGGTCCTGCTCAAGACCGAAACCGGCCACACCATCCTGGCCGATGACCGCGACGGCGACGAGCTGCTGCGGATCATCGACCGTGCCGGACAGATCCTCACCATGGAAGGGAAGGTGAAGCCCGAGATGCAGAGCGGCAACGCCCTGCGCCGAGGCACGAAGGACGCCGAGAAAGGCGACCAGCTCGACATCGCCTCGCAGATCGTCGGCTCCCGCGCCCGCATCCAGCTCACCGACCTCTGCCGCCAGCAGGTGATCCTCGAAGCCTGGCAGGACAAGGAGAAGGTCCACATCCTCTCGTGCGACAAGGGCCGCTCCCGCTGGCAGAAGATCCTCATCGATACCACCAAGGGCCGGGAAAAGGTTCACATCTGGGGCCTCAACGGCACCCAGGAAATCCTCGTCGATTCCACCGCCGCCGCCGAACAGATCCGTCTCACCGACAAGGCCGGTCAGGTGGTGCGCATGAACGCCGCGCCAGGCCAGGAAAGCATCAGCGCCACCGACAAGTCCGGCAGCCTCGTGTTCATGGATGGGGTGGCCGGAAACATCATCATTCGCTCGACGAACACCGTCTTGATCAACACCTGA
- a CDS encoding DUF1353 domain-containing protein has translation MSAQTKTLFSGTALGLSGPLRVEILPNGMTARLTQPFRVRTGAGRIIEVPAGFETDFASVPRLFWRVVPPWGRYSPAAVVHDYLYHTGKVSRLAADRLFLELMAALGVPLWKRQVMYWALRLGGWLAWDASRKQEAEHA, from the coding sequence ATGAGCGCCCAAACCAAGACCCTGTTTTCCGGCACCGCGCTGGGTCTCTCCGGGCCGCTTCGGGTGGAGATCCTGCCCAATGGAATGACCGCGAGGCTGACTCAGCCGTTCCGTGTCCGCACCGGCGCTGGCCGCATCATCGAAGTGCCCGCCGGGTTCGAGACCGACTTCGCCTCGGTGCCGCGCCTGTTCTGGCGCGTGGTGCCGCCCTGGGGGCGATATTCCCCGGCGGCCGTCGTTCACGACTACCTCTACCACACCGGCAAGGTTTCGCGGCTTGCGGCCGACCGCCTCTTTCTCGAACTGATGGCGGCCCTGGGCGTGCCTCTGTGGAAAAGGCAGGTCATGTATTGGGCGCTTCGCCTCGGCGGCTGGCTGGCCTGGGACGCCAGTCGAAAACAGGAGGCGGAGCATGCTTGA
- a CDS encoding YcbK family protein, with protein sequence MGDLSKNFNRSEFACKGTNCCGHSAAVHPDLVDALQTLRDRIGKPLSITSGFRCNRHNKAVGGAEQSFHTLGMAADVSCPAGVPPEELAVIAEEIPLFREGGIGVYASWVHLDVRQSGKARWRS encoded by the coding sequence ATGGGTGATCTCAGCAAGAATTTCAACCGTTCGGAATTCGCCTGCAAAGGCACGAACTGCTGCGGCCATTCGGCTGCAGTCCATCCCGACCTGGTCGACGCCCTGCAGACGCTGCGCGACCGCATAGGCAAACCGCTGTCCATCACCAGCGGCTTTCGCTGCAACCGGCACAACAAGGCGGTGGGCGGCGCGGAGCAGAGTTTTCACACGCTGGGCATGGCGGCCGACGTGAGCTGTCCGGCAGGCGTTCCGCCTGAAGAACTGGCGGTCATCGCCGAGGAGATCCCACTCTTCCGCGAGGGCGGCATCGGCGTCTATGCCTCCTGGGTCCATCTCGACGTGCGCCAGTCGGGCAAGGCGAGGTGGCGGTCATGA